A stretch of DNA from Dehalobacterium formicoaceticum:
CACTTCTTCGATTGATACCCGAACCGAAGCGATTGTCCAACGGGGCATGGATGCCCTGATGAAAGGCAGGACGGTCTTTGTGATAGCCCACCGCCTGTCAACCGTTCAGGATGCTAACGTCATTATGGTGCTGGAGAATGGCCGTATCATTGAACGGGGCACCCACGAACAACTTATTAACGAGAGGGGGGAATATTATCAACTCTATACAGGAGCATTTGAACTTGAATAATACGGCGAATATAACTGACTGGAACTTGCTATTCAGAAGTTAAAAATAATAACCATTGGCAAGTATTGTTACGCAGTCTTTTAATGGGACTATTTTAGGGATATAAAGAGCAAGGGCACTGTACGAAAACAAATAGTACAGTGCCTTTGCTGCATAATTTAGTAAGATTTTATTTAGTAGAGTACTTTCTGCAAATTCTGTGCAATGCCATACTACAAATGCCATACTACGAATCCTACTCATCTTGATACGATTCAATTCTAAATATAACTGGACGAACGCCATCATTGCAGCATACTATATGAACCGAATCTATGCCAAAAACTTTGCCACCACTTGATAACGAAGTTGCGTGCAGTGCAATTGCTTGCCAAGCCATAGAACAAAAACCCTCTGGCTTCTCATTGCCAAATGGCCCGCCCGTTAGGAATACATCTCCTTCTTTCATCATGTGACATGGGCCATAGTCGGGAAAAGGAATATATTCTTTTGCTAAATCGGGGTAAAACTCTCTTTTTAATACAGTTATTTTACATTTTGTCATGGTTACGCCCTCCTTTTTATTTTATGAATATCGGTGATGAGGAGTTTTTAATTTCAGTGACTCTATGCTTGATTTCTGTGCTGTCCTTAAATATAGTGTCCACCTGCTGTTGATTTCGTTTTGATAAATTAGGTTTCGGGAATATACAATATATCCCGATCTCAGCCATATACCTTTTTACCAGCTTTCTTCCTATTGTAATATTATCCTCCCCTCGTAGCTTTCTAACAAGCCGCCTGACGCCTAAATAAGGCATTTTTGTGTGCCAATAATCAAGCCTTGCTTTTATATATTCTTCTCTTTCATAGTCTTCATTTGAAGGCTTTATGGGTTTGTAATATACACTTGTTCGATTTACTTTCAGTAGCTCGTATTGACGCTTCACTGGCAATTCATCATCTTTTGAAACCAGATTTATTCTCCCAGTTGGATCCGAGCACGCACTTGAGCAGATTTTTTTTTGAGCCAGTCATTCTCTACGGTGAGCTGACCAATTTTGACCATTAAATTCTGCTCTCTCTCATTTGCCTCCTTTACCATTTGTTGGGCTTCACGTTCGGTTTTGCTTTGCGCGAATACACGGCTTGCATTTTCTAAAAACTCTTTTTTCCAGTTTTGAAGCTGTGTTCGATTAATACTCTCCCTGCTGGCTATCTCGCCAATTGATATTTCTTCTTTTAATATTTCAAGCACGATTTTAGTTTTATATTCAGGTGTAAATTGACGTCGTTCCATATATGCTTTTCTCCTCAGTTTTTATATCGGTTCATTTTACTATTGTCATTTCATTTTTTCAAATCGTGTCTTGTTCTATGGGTACATTATAGTTGAAATTCAAAATGGCAAATACGGTTTTAGAGTGTTAGGTGAGATTGTGAATGTTTTGGCGGATGAAGCAGTCCTTGACGAAAAAGGGAATGTAGACCCAGTGAAACTAAATGCCTTTGTCTTTGATCAGTTCCAGAGCGGTTACTACGCAATTGGCGATAAGGTTGGGCAGGCAAGGAACAGTGGTGCAGGGCTGATGAAATAACCACATATATATTTGTGAAGATGTGTAGAAGTAGGGCTGTCGCACTAAATGAAAAATCGGTGCACGGCTCTTTCTTTCGCTAAAGCGTAAATTCTTAAGTAAAATATTAGGTTCAGAGTAGGGATAAGGGGACAGGTAGGGACAATGCACCTCTCCCCCTGTCACTTCCTTCCTTGTGTTACTGGAGATACCTTTTTACTTCATCAAGGCCTTTATATTCCGAAACACCTTCAATTATGACCTCCAGTGTCGGTACATCTAATTTCGTTATGCCTTGTTTTAAATCTTCCGGTACGGAACCGAATTTTCTAGTAAGTAACTTTATCGCCGTTCTCACAAGGGCTTTGGCTTCCCCTTTTTCCATGCCTTTTTCCATGCCTTGTTGCATGCCTTGTTCCATACCTTTTTCCATGCCTTCTTCCCTAAACTGTTCAGCTAGAGTCATTATCCTTTCACTCCCTTCCGGATAGATGGTTTCGATTTGCTTAACCAATTCGTTAAAAGCATCTTTGGTTAAATCACTCCTGGCACTGAGCAGATATCTGATCAGGGTCTCAAAATATTCCATCCCTGTCTGTTTATCTTCAAGCTCCAGCAAATGAATGGATCCCCTCAAAACAAACTTTAGGATTTCGTCGATATTCTTCCGTGGCATATCCCGCATCATAGTCATTGCAATTTTGTTTTCTACTGCACCTTTTATTTGCTCATCGGTATACCTTGATAGGTCATAAAGTAAATACTTATAATTCGGAATGAGTGCCTGCACATCCACCGGCAGATCCTCATACCCTAAAATTATTTCTCCCAAGGTGGGTTTTATGTTCCAGCCATCCTTGCCATGGTATATTACTAGTGGAATGATTACCGGTAGTTGGGTAATATTTTCGGCCTTTGTGTTCCAAATTTCCACCATATATTTCAAGAGCTGAAAGGCTACATCACGGCTAGGATAGCTTTTATGTTCAAAGAGAAAATAAAGATAACCTTCCCGATTATTTATGTCGGCTTTAAAAAGAAGATCCGAAAAACTCTCCTGCAGCTCTTTATTGATGTAACTATCTTTCTGCGCCTCCAATGTATCTATATCTATTATATCCACGATGCTTTGAGGTAAATAATTATCTAAGAAATCCCCAGCCACGGCCACATCTCCAAAGGTCTTTTTGAAGAATTTATCGTGTGGATTCTGAACCTTCATCCTACCACCACCTATATTTAATAAATAATACAAAAGAACTTTCCCTTTGTGTTGAAATTTAATTTGTTTTATTTTTGCAATTAAATTATACCATTTATCTGCTTTCCTTTCAATTTATAACAAAATATTAATACCTATACTTGATGTTATGTAGAGCCAGTCAAAACACAACACAAAAGAACCCACCCCTTCTCCGCGGTTTCATAGGGACATTTTCTAAACCGTGGAGAAGGGGTGGTATGGTTCGGCAGACAGTGGGTATTCACTGTCTGCCGATTGCCGTTTATGCTACCTCTATTGATGTTTGAGGCTGTTCCTGTTCTTCTGCTTGCGCTTCAATCATATTATCCAGCAGCCCTATATCTCGGTAGTAAATATTGATTTCCTGCATGGCGGTGCGTGACCATTTTTCGGTGCGTTCTTCGACTTCCACTCGCTCAATGAAGAGGTGGAGTAGCTCGGCGGTAAATTCATTGATTTCAGTGTACTGCTTCGCCTTGTCAATGAAAGCACTGGCGTTGATGACAGAAGCTTTTAACCTTTCCAGCTCGCTTTCCTTTTTCGGGATTGTGGTCTGGATTTCTTTTTGTTCTGAAAGATAGTCATCGCTGAGCTTGCGGAATACCTCGTTTGGGATTTTTCCAAGGACATTGTCCTCGTAAAGCCGCTTGAACAAGACCGTCAGCTCGGTATCCCTACGTTTAAGATTTTCTAAATCTCGCTCGGTTTGTGCAATCTCTCTGCGAATTTCAGCACTGTTTTTCTGTGTTATATGCTTGGCAAAAAGGAATTCATGCTGCCTTGCGTAGTGGGTCACCCTGCGCAGATCGCCCCCTGTCACCCTTCTACCGTATGGATGCTTGGGATAGCGACCGCCAGACCAACAAACTAACAGAAGAACAGTTTAAGGCATGGACTGATATAGCTTCTAAAGCAAGGCTCAAGTACAAGCAGAGTAAAATCAGCAGCGAGGAGCTTCTTAGGCGGATTTCGGAAAAGCCAGAATAGGAATGTCGTTATAATGCTTCGTATCTCCAAAATATTAGACTGATTACCATCAGTGCGAGAGATTATCGACTGGGGTTGCCGTTTAGCGTTTACCCCTTTACCATCACTACTGAAATTGCATGAAAAAATGTGCGGTAAAAATCTGCTGAAGCCGTGCTCAATTCAGATTATATTAGGCAAGTACAAAAAAGTACAAAAAATATCTCTTGACATCGACTACAAGCTCGTAGTAGAATAAAACCACTACATTAATGTAGTGGAATTGGCGCAGACGTGCGGCAAGGAACGGAGGGTGTACACCATGACTAATTTTCAAAAACTATCGGAAACGGAAATGGAAGTGATGCAAATTATCTGGGCTTCTGACCATCCCATTACATCCGGCGAACTGCTTGATATTTTTGCACAGCAAAAGGGCAAGGAGTGGAAAGGACAAACAATGGCAACCTTTCTGGCAAGGCTGGTTGAAAAGGGTGTCCTGACTTCCATCAAACAAGGTCGGGCGAATATTTACAGGCCTCGCATGTCGCTGGAAGAATATCGGAGCCAAGAAGCAAAGAGCCTACTTGAAACGCTGTATGAGGGTTCGGTTAAAAATTTCCTGGCAACGCTCTATGACGGCAAAGAGCTGGCAAAAGATGAAATGACCGAGTTAAGACGCTGGTTCGCTGAAAAGGCAGGTGAGAAGAATGGGTAATCTGTTGTCAATTCTCCTTGCCATGTCTATTGCGGGAAGTATAGTTGTCGGGTTGATGCTTCTGCTTCGGCGCGTTACGGTGAAAATTTTTCCTGCCAAGTGGCAATACGGAATTGGAAAGATAGCGATAGCTTTTTTTCTAATACCTGTTTACCTCTTTGCCGGGAAGCTCCCTTTGTCTCAGTCTATTATGGAGAGTTATCCTGCCGAACCGTCGGCTATCCAGAATGCACTACCATCACACGCTTTAATGGATGCAATGGGCACATTGATGAAGCATTTCACGTTTGAAGTAATGGAAGCATTTGTGTTTATTTGGATTTTTGGTGCAGTGCTGTTTGCTGGATGGTATTTCTATTGCTACCGCAGATTCAGTAGACAGCTTTGGGCTGACAGCCTTCCCGTACCAGAGGACACCGCAGCCATTCTGCTTTCCTCATGCAAAACGGCTTTAGGCATTCCCGACGAAGTAAAACTCATGCTGAACCCAAAAATCACAAGCCCTATGCTTGTGGGGCTGCGCCGCCCCACGATACTGTTACCAGCCTACAGAATATCAGAAATTGACTTGAATCTGGTGTTGATCCATGAGCTAATGCACGTGAAACGCAAGGATTTATGGGTAAAAATGTTTGCCCTAATTGCAGGAACGCTGCACTGGTTTAACCCTTTTGTCCATGTTCTCCGCAAGGATATAAGCACATGGGGAGAGTTATCCTGTGACGAGGCCTTAGCAGCAGAAATGTCTCACGAGGAAAGAAAACTTTACGGCGAAGCCATCTTGAACACGCTGGATAACTATTCCGGCATGAACACGGCTTTTTGTTCTTCCCTATGCGAAAGCAAGAAGCACATTGAAAGGAGATTAACCATGTTATTAAATGTTAAGAAAACGAAGAAGCATATTACGATTTTTGCTGTTGCAGCAGTCGTAGCAATCACAAGTATCGGAACAACTGTCTCTGCATTAGCTGCGGAGAATACCCTCCAATTGGAAGGTGGAAGTAACATAACGGTGGTAAGTGAGAATGGAAGCGCAATATCCTATAATCAAGAAGGTGATGTGGTACAGGCGAACCCAAAAGATAGCTATGTTCCGCATGAACTTAGCTACGAAGAAATTATGGAACGAATCAAACTCCATGAAGAAAAAGGCATTCCTGTGCCGCAGGCTTACCTTGATGCGGTGAAATAGTTTGGAGGTAATAGTATGTTTAGAACAAAATTGAAATATATGACTCTCAGTTTACTTTGTCTTTTATTTATCGGAAATACCGCGTGTATTTGTCAACTTAAAATTAGGCCATATAGTCATTTAATTTTCGGCCACTAAGAAAAAAAAATTTAGTCGTTTCATAAGCATATTTAGTTTTCAAAGAGCATTGTTTCACGATGAATGCTAACGCGCTATCGCTTGTTACATCCTGTATAAATGTTTATCAAAAACATGATAAACCTTTATACAGGGTTATTGTTTTTTTCTTCATGCCAGTTGCTGTTGTTGTAACCACTCCTTCGTTTCTTTCATGCGGTACGAGTTTCCATTCATGTTGACGATGTATGACTGATGCGTCAACCGGTCAATCATGGCCGCCGTCATCACGGGATCCTGAAAAATTTCACCCCATCGTTCGAAGGATAAGTTGGTTGTGATGATTGTCGATTTGCGACCAGCCCTCAGCGACAAATGGGTAAACAATAATTCAGATCCTTCCTTATCAAAAGATATATAACCCATTTCATCGGCAATAACCAAATCATATTTTTCAAAGCGGTTCTGGAAGGCTCGAAGAGTTTGCTCTGCTCGGCATTCTTTAATCCGGTTAATGAGGAGGGGAACAGTTGTAAACCATACTTTATATCCCTCCAGGCAGGCCTTTAAGCCTAGCCCAATACTCACATGCGTCTTGCCTGTTCCCGGGTTCCCCGCCAGAATAATGTTGCGCCCCTCCTGAATAAACTCTAATGTTTTCAGCTGCTTTAACTTCTTTTGGGCATCATCTGGCAAATCCGCGATGACCAAATCTTCAAGGTACTTTT
This window harbors:
- a CDS encoding TIGR04076 family protein is translated as MTKCKITVLKREFYPDLAKEYIPFPDYGPCHMMKEGDVFLTGGPFGNEKPEGFCSMAWQAIALHATSLSSGGKVFGIDSVHIVCCNDGVRPVIFRIESYQDE
- a CDS encoding IS3 family transposase yields the protein MKRQYELLKVNRTSVYYKPIKPSNEDYEREEYIKARLDYWHTKMPYLGVRRLVRKLRGEDNITIGRKLVKRYMAEIGIYCIFPKPNLSKRNQQQVDTIFKDSTEIKHRVTEIKNSSSPIFIK
- a CDS encoding transposase — its product is MERRQFTPEYKTKIVLEILKEEISIGEIASRESINRTQLQNWKKEFLENASRVFAQSKTEREAQQMVKEANEREQNLMVKIGQLTVENDWLKKKSAQVRARIQLGE
- a CDS encoding Rpn family recombination-promoting nuclease/putative transposase, which translates into the protein MKVQNPHDKFFKKTFGDVAVAGDFLDNYLPQSIVDIIDIDTLEAQKDSYINKELQESFSDLLFKADINNREGYLYFLFEHKSYPSRDVAFQLLKYMVEIWNTKAENITQLPVIIPLVIYHGKDGWNIKPTLGEIILGYEDLPVDVQALIPNYKYLLYDLSRYTDEQIKGAVENKIAMTMMRDMPRKNIDEILKFVLRGSIHLLELEDKQTGMEYFETLIRYLLSARSDLTKDAFNELVKQIETIYPEGSERIMTLAEQFREEGMEKGMEQGMQQGMEKGMEKGEAKALVRTAIKLLTRKFGSVPEDLKQGITKLDVPTLEVIIEGVSEYKGLDEVKRYLQ
- a CDS encoding DUF4368 domain-containing protein produces the protein MTGGDLRRVTHYARQHEFLFAKHITQKNSAEIRREIAQTERDLENLKRRDTELTVLFKRLYEDNVLGKIPNEVFRKLSDDYLSEQKEIQTTIPKKESELERLKASVINASAFIDKAKQYTEINEFTAELLHLFIERVEVEERTEKWSRTAMQEINIYYRDIGLLDNMIEAQAEEQEQPQTSIEVA
- a CDS encoding BlaI/MecI/CopY family transcriptional regulator, which encodes MTNFQKLSETEMEVMQIIWASDHPITSGELLDIFAQQKGKEWKGQTMATFLARLVEKGVLTSIKQGRANIYRPRMSLEEYRSQEAKSLLETLYEGSVKNFLATLYDGKELAKDEMTELRRWFAEKAGEKNG
- a CDS encoding M56 family metallopeptidase, encoding MGNLLSILLAMSIAGSIVVGLMLLLRRVTVKIFPAKWQYGIGKIAIAFFLIPVYLFAGKLPLSQSIMESYPAEPSAIQNALPSHALMDAMGTLMKHFTFEVMEAFVFIWIFGAVLFAGWYFYCYRRFSRQLWADSLPVPEDTAAILLSSCKTALGIPDEVKLMLNPKITSPMLVGLRRPTILLPAYRISEIDLNLVLIHELMHVKRKDLWVKMFALIAGTLHWFNPFVHVLRKDISTWGELSCDEALAAEMSHEERKLYGEAILNTLDNYSGMNTAFCSSLCESKKHIERRLTMLLNVKKTKKHITIFAVAAVVAITSIGTTVSALAAENTLQLEGGSNITVVSENGSAISYNQEGDVVQANPKDSYVPHELSYEEIMERIKLHEEKGIPVPQAYLDAVK
- the istB gene encoding IS21-like element helper ATPase IstB; translation: MSNAPRKAFKEAILEYSKELRLPMIRKHLDEQVRESTQQDASYEAFLAQLLEKECDARREASRHNRIRLAEFTHKKYLEDLVIADLPDDAQKKLKQLKTLEFIQEGRNIILAGNPGTGKTHVSIGLGLKACLEGYKVWFTTVPLLINRIKECRAEQTLRAFQNRFEKYDLVIADEMGYISFDKEGSELLFTHLSLRAGRKSTIITTNLSFERWGEIFQDPVMTAAMIDRLTHQSYIVNMNGNSYRMKETKEWLQQQQLA